Proteins encoded in a region of the Triticum dicoccoides isolate Atlit2015 ecotype Zavitan chromosome 3A, WEW_v2.0, whole genome shotgun sequence genome:
- the LOC119266748 gene encoding serine-rich adhesin for platelets-like isoform X2: MGGGSLAIVEKKPPFGGGGAGGCAGSVLFHLLDWHRRLARKRRLFSPRRLLPSAARSSSLRRLAPPPPPSPAAPQPPRHAPSAAAGADGKAGAAPPGVVARLMGLESWPAAPGAAAAAPPRPQKQRKVEASAGGGDNEPTPVVVMLPPSRRPPAPGSPTHAPRSHHSADLPARSPRQSRLVHAAASRLLEPGARASSRAGARLQAIAYACSSPQHRGHPGAPQQSWGTLELDDFLSRSDSLSLERRAPPPPELDADQRGNAVGSRCWQETDSMNTMSSTAAAGSVTSTSHTIVVPRVDSYDAHMSRGSSSDVDAVHRDYRARTGGMGSYAGVRSSNAGAGARTGEQRMLRKRGALSRPDVPRSAVSGNLASSTRSIGNAREPAPASSRRAAHNSGSSSMRAPHNSGPRRESTSSTTPQRSTLRDVIDRNGSASTSRYTSNASGQRRGSRKKIDRGTAASNRGGRNTVAFASSSSARPVSRGSSDGKVSENRGLRGTHSDTDCTRRPVVDAECSEAEPCAVSATSEKEEFRRLLKAKVNELGLSDRVEPSDGCSANLTVSVLQELISALTNDTNTSASQSSNFSDSSAPLNNAETIYSSNDQSPEFHKSYQGDQGADSPATCTNDEPNQPSPTSVLEACFSHDASSSGSPTEKIESTEFFISMENKMEDLFNLESDIEDLALSMDTTKTAAAAHGGGGSAEIPCVQSSPDHDFEFLEGRLHSIREAIANAELLLDSSLFCGTPSSLSLHSFIVEMLETVEVVFCGGSGSSFGLKEENKYQRTNFLLDCIVESLDSKFRDFGKCGYKALLRMPLTLSKDVLKREISEEIGSWSEISSDRAAEKELDQVAAARCDGCRTEAFDISITIEDDILEALVGEFAFDQCC; this comes from the exons ATGGGCGGCGGCAGCCTGGCCATCGTGGAGAAGAAGCCGCCTTTCGGGGGCGGGGGCGCGGGGGGATGCGCCGGCAGCGTGCTGTTCCACCTCCTGGACTGGCACCGCCGGCTCGCGCGCAAGCGGCGCCTCTTCTCCCCGCGCCGCCTGCTCCCCTCGGCCGCCCGCAGCTCCTCGCTCCGCaggctcgcgccgccgccgccgccctctccggcGGCCCCGCAGCCTCCTCGTCACGCGCCGAGCGCGGCCGCTGGAGCCGATGGCAAAGCTGGTGCCGCCCCTCCCGGCGTCGTCGCGCGCCTCATGGGCCTCGAGTCCTGGCCCGCCGCCCCCGGCGCGGCCGCGGCCGCGCCGCCCAGGCCGCAGAAGCAGAGGAAGGTGGAGGCGTCGGCGGGGGGAGGAGACAATGAGCCGACGCCGGTGGTGGTGATGCTGCCGCCGAGCCGGCGCCCGCCCGCGCCCGGGTCGCCCACGCACGCGCCGAGGAGCCACCACAGCGCCGACCTGCCGGCGAGGAGCCCCAGGCAGAGCCGCCTCGTGCACGCCGCCGCGTCGAGGCTGCTGGAGCCGGGCGCGCGCGCGAGCTCGAGGGCCGGCGCCAGGCTGCAGGCCATCGCGTACGCCTGCTCCTCGCCGCAGCACCGCGGCCACCCCGGCGCCCCGCAGCAGAGCTGGGGCACGCTCGAGCTCGACGACTTCCTGTCTCGCTCCGATAGCCTGTCGTTGGAGCGTCgcgcacctcctcctccggagctggATGCAGATCAACGGGGCAATGCCGTCGGTTCCCGCTGCTGGCAGGAGACAGACTCCATGAACACCATGAGCAGCACTGCTGCTGCAGGCTCAGTGACAAGCACTAGTCATACCATTGTGGTGCCAAGAGTGGATTCCTACGATGCACACATGAGTAGAGGCAGCAGCTCTGATGTGGATGCAGTGCATAGAGATTATAGAGCAAGAACTGGGGGAATGGGCAGTTATGCTGGGGTCAGATCGAGCAATGCCGGCGCCGGCGCAAGAACCGGAGAACAGAGGATGTTGCGCAAACGGGGAGCCTTGTCTAGGCCAGATGTTCCAAGGAGTGCTGTGTCTGGGAACTTGGCTAGTTCAACGCGGTCGATCGGCAATGCTCGTGAACCGGCACCTGCTAGTAGTAGGAGGGCAGCACACAATTCTGGCAGTAGTAGCatgagggcaccacacaattctggTCCGAGGAGGGAATCGACGAGTTCGACCACCCCGCAAAGAAGCACACTAAGAGACGTGATCGACCGAAATGGGTCGGCGTCCACAAGTAGGTATACAAGCAATGCATCTGGGCAGAGAAGAGGATCACGCAAGAAAATCGACCGCGGTACCGCAGCCAGTAACAGAGGAGGCCGCAACACGGTTGCATTTGCCTCTAGTTCATCCGCGAGACCGGTATCCAGGGGTTCATCAGATGGCAAAGTTTCAGAGAACAGAGGGCTCCGAGGTACACACTCCGATACCGATTGCACAAGAAGGCCGGTGGTAGATGCCGAATGTTCTGAAGCCGAACCTTGTGCCGTGAGCGCCACATCTGAGAAAGAGGAATTTAGGAGACTGCTGAAAGCAAAGGTCAACGAGCTTGGCCTGTCTGATAGGGTTGAACCAAGCGATGGTTGTTCAGCAAACTTGACTGTGTCGGTGCTCCAAGAGCTCATTTCTGCCCTGACTAATGACACAAACACCTCAGCATCCCAAAGCAGTAACTTTTCCGACTCATCGGCTCCTCTCAATAATGCTGAGACTATATACAGTTCCAATGATCAATCACCTGAGTTTCACAAGAGTTATCAG GGTGACCAAGGGGCTGATTCTCCTGCTACATGCACAAACGACGAGCCCAATCAGCCGAGCCCAACGTCAGTCCTCGAAGCATGCTTCTCACACGATGCTTCCTCCTCAGGAAGTCCAACTGAAAAGATTG AGAGTACAGAATTCTTTATTTCAATGGAGAACAAAATGGAAGATCTCTTCAATTTAGAGTCTGACATTGAggatctggccttgtccatggacaCAACgaagactgctgctgctgctcatgGTGGCGGCGGCAGCGCCGAAATACCATGTGTTCAAAGCTCTCCAGATCATGATTTTGAGTTCTTGGAAGGCAGGCTCCACAGCATCAGAGAGGCCATTGCAAACGCTGAGCTGCTTCTGGACAGCAGCCTCTTTTGTGGCACACCGTCAAGTCTATCTCTCCATTCTTTCATCGTCGAGATGCTGGAAACCGTTGAGGTCGTCTTCTGCGGCGGATCGGGGAGCAGCTTTGGTTTGAAGGAGGAGAACAAGTACCAACGTACCAACTTCTTGTTGGATTGCATCGTCGAGTCGCTGGACTCGAAGTTCCGCGACTTCGGGAAATGCGGGTACAAGGCTTTGTTGCGAATGCCTCTCACCCTGAGCAAGGACGTGCTGAAGAGGGAGATATCTGAAGAGATCGGCAGCTGGAGTGAGATTTCGTCGGACCGGGCCGCGGAGAAGGAGCTGGaccaggtggcggcggcgaggtgcgACGGGTGCCGGACCGAGGCGTTCGACATCAGCATCACCATTGAGGACGACATACTCGAGGCCCTCGTCGGCGAGTTCGCCTTCGACCAATGCTGCTGA
- the LOC119266748 gene encoding serine-rich adhesin for platelets-like isoform X1, with product MGGGSLAIVEKKPPFGGGGAGGCAGSVLFHLLDWHRRLARKRRLFSPRRLLPSAARSSSLRRLAPPPPPSPAAPQPPRHAPSAAAGADGKAGAAPPGVVARLMGLESWPAAPGAAAAAPPRPQKQRKVEASAGGGDNEPTPVVVMLPPSRRPPAPGSPTHAPRSHHSADLPARSPRQSRLVHAAASRLLEPGARASSRAGARLQAIAYACSSPQHRGHPGAPQQSWGTLELDDFLSRSDSLSLERRAPPPPELDADQRGNAVGSRCWQETDSMNTMSSTAAAGSVTSTSHTIVVPRVDSYDAHMSRGSSSDVDAVHRDYRARTGGMGSYAGVRSSNAGAGARTGEQRMLRKRGALSRPDVPRSAVSGNLASSTRSIGNAREPAPASSRRAAHNSGSSSMRAPHNSGPRRESTSSTTPQRSTLRDVIDRNGSASTSRYTSNASGQRRGSRKKIDRGTAASNRGGRNTVAFASSSSARPVSRGSSDGKVSENRGLRGTHSDTDCTRRPVVDAECSEAEPCAVSATSEKEEFRRLLKAKVNELGLSDRVEPSDGCSANLTVSVLQELISALTNDTNTSASQSSNFSDSSAPLNNAETIYSSNDQSPEFHKSYQFQGDQGADSPATCTNDEPNQPSPTSVLEACFSHDASSSGSPTEKIESTEFFISMENKMEDLFNLESDIEDLALSMDTTKTAAAAHGGGGSAEIPCVQSSPDHDFEFLEGRLHSIREAIANAELLLDSSLFCGTPSSLSLHSFIVEMLETVEVVFCGGSGSSFGLKEENKYQRTNFLLDCIVESLDSKFRDFGKCGYKALLRMPLTLSKDVLKREISEEIGSWSEISSDRAAEKELDQVAAARCDGCRTEAFDISITIEDDILEALVGEFAFDQCC from the exons ATGGGCGGCGGCAGCCTGGCCATCGTGGAGAAGAAGCCGCCTTTCGGGGGCGGGGGCGCGGGGGGATGCGCCGGCAGCGTGCTGTTCCACCTCCTGGACTGGCACCGCCGGCTCGCGCGCAAGCGGCGCCTCTTCTCCCCGCGCCGCCTGCTCCCCTCGGCCGCCCGCAGCTCCTCGCTCCGCaggctcgcgccgccgccgccgccctctccggcGGCCCCGCAGCCTCCTCGTCACGCGCCGAGCGCGGCCGCTGGAGCCGATGGCAAAGCTGGTGCCGCCCCTCCCGGCGTCGTCGCGCGCCTCATGGGCCTCGAGTCCTGGCCCGCCGCCCCCGGCGCGGCCGCGGCCGCGCCGCCCAGGCCGCAGAAGCAGAGGAAGGTGGAGGCGTCGGCGGGGGGAGGAGACAATGAGCCGACGCCGGTGGTGGTGATGCTGCCGCCGAGCCGGCGCCCGCCCGCGCCCGGGTCGCCCACGCACGCGCCGAGGAGCCACCACAGCGCCGACCTGCCGGCGAGGAGCCCCAGGCAGAGCCGCCTCGTGCACGCCGCCGCGTCGAGGCTGCTGGAGCCGGGCGCGCGCGCGAGCTCGAGGGCCGGCGCCAGGCTGCAGGCCATCGCGTACGCCTGCTCCTCGCCGCAGCACCGCGGCCACCCCGGCGCCCCGCAGCAGAGCTGGGGCACGCTCGAGCTCGACGACTTCCTGTCTCGCTCCGATAGCCTGTCGTTGGAGCGTCgcgcacctcctcctccggagctggATGCAGATCAACGGGGCAATGCCGTCGGTTCCCGCTGCTGGCAGGAGACAGACTCCATGAACACCATGAGCAGCACTGCTGCTGCAGGCTCAGTGACAAGCACTAGTCATACCATTGTGGTGCCAAGAGTGGATTCCTACGATGCACACATGAGTAGAGGCAGCAGCTCTGATGTGGATGCAGTGCATAGAGATTATAGAGCAAGAACTGGGGGAATGGGCAGTTATGCTGGGGTCAGATCGAGCAATGCCGGCGCCGGCGCAAGAACCGGAGAACAGAGGATGTTGCGCAAACGGGGAGCCTTGTCTAGGCCAGATGTTCCAAGGAGTGCTGTGTCTGGGAACTTGGCTAGTTCAACGCGGTCGATCGGCAATGCTCGTGAACCGGCACCTGCTAGTAGTAGGAGGGCAGCACACAATTCTGGCAGTAGTAGCatgagggcaccacacaattctggTCCGAGGAGGGAATCGACGAGTTCGACCACCCCGCAAAGAAGCACACTAAGAGACGTGATCGACCGAAATGGGTCGGCGTCCACAAGTAGGTATACAAGCAATGCATCTGGGCAGAGAAGAGGATCACGCAAGAAAATCGACCGCGGTACCGCAGCCAGTAACAGAGGAGGCCGCAACACGGTTGCATTTGCCTCTAGTTCATCCGCGAGACCGGTATCCAGGGGTTCATCAGATGGCAAAGTTTCAGAGAACAGAGGGCTCCGAGGTACACACTCCGATACCGATTGCACAAGAAGGCCGGTGGTAGATGCCGAATGTTCTGAAGCCGAACCTTGTGCCGTGAGCGCCACATCTGAGAAAGAGGAATTTAGGAGACTGCTGAAAGCAAAGGTCAACGAGCTTGGCCTGTCTGATAGGGTTGAACCAAGCGATGGTTGTTCAGCAAACTTGACTGTGTCGGTGCTCCAAGAGCTCATTTCTGCCCTGACTAATGACACAAACACCTCAGCATCCCAAAGCAGTAACTTTTCCGACTCATCGGCTCCTCTCAATAATGCTGAGACTATATACAGTTCCAATGATCAATCACCTGAGTTTCACAAGAGTTATCAG TTCCAGGGTGACCAAGGGGCTGATTCTCCTGCTACATGCACAAACGACGAGCCCAATCAGCCGAGCCCAACGTCAGTCCTCGAAGCATGCTTCTCACACGATGCTTCCTCCTCAGGAAGTCCAACTGAAAAGATTG AGAGTACAGAATTCTTTATTTCAATGGAGAACAAAATGGAAGATCTCTTCAATTTAGAGTCTGACATTGAggatctggccttgtccatggacaCAACgaagactgctgctgctgctcatgGTGGCGGCGGCAGCGCCGAAATACCATGTGTTCAAAGCTCTCCAGATCATGATTTTGAGTTCTTGGAAGGCAGGCTCCACAGCATCAGAGAGGCCATTGCAAACGCTGAGCTGCTTCTGGACAGCAGCCTCTTTTGTGGCACACCGTCAAGTCTATCTCTCCATTCTTTCATCGTCGAGATGCTGGAAACCGTTGAGGTCGTCTTCTGCGGCGGATCGGGGAGCAGCTTTGGTTTGAAGGAGGAGAACAAGTACCAACGTACCAACTTCTTGTTGGATTGCATCGTCGAGTCGCTGGACTCGAAGTTCCGCGACTTCGGGAAATGCGGGTACAAGGCTTTGTTGCGAATGCCTCTCACCCTGAGCAAGGACGTGCTGAAGAGGGAGATATCTGAAGAGATCGGCAGCTGGAGTGAGATTTCGTCGGACCGGGCCGCGGAGAAGGAGCTGGaccaggtggcggcggcgaggtgcgACGGGTGCCGGACCGAGGCGTTCGACATCAGCATCACCATTGAGGACGACATACTCGAGGCCCTCGTCGGCGAGTTCGCCTTCGACCAATGCTGCTGA
- the LOC119271013 gene encoding uncharacterized protein LOC119271013: MPRSSSSSSGSAPRILGRAMAILTLPLTPLSKARAARTLLLLKRRRARRLRHYNYAYVGEYQFSPSGSPLLLPRPPGVSAWRARRRSRARTVLAALLCGGGCGFGGFDGDGGIDVAVLDGLLPLPQALQEDERAADDGASYGYGEEEVSDGEEGVEVAEEFEGDEEVDGRAERFIERFYEEMRLQQRRLL; the protein is encoded by the coding sequence ATGCcgaggtcttcttcctcctcctccggctccgcgCCCCGCATCCTCGGCAGGGCCATGGCCATCCTCACCCTGCCGCTCACCCCGCTCTCCAAGGCCAGGGCGGCGAGGACCCTGCTCCTCTTGAAGAGGCGCCGCGCGCGCCGCCTGCGCCACTACAACTACGCCTACGTGGGCGAGTACCAGTTCTCCCCGTCCGGCTCCCCGCTGCTCCTGCCCCGCCCGCCCGGCGTCTCCGCGTGGCGCGCCAGGCGGCGGAGCCGGGCCAGGACGGTCCTCGCCGCGCTGCTCTGCGGCGGCGGGTGCGGCTTCGGCGGCTTCGACGGGGACGGCGGGATCGACGTCGCCGTGCTCGACGGCCTGCTGCCCCTGCCCCAGGCTCTGCAGGAGGACGAGCGAGCGGCTGACGACGGCGCGTCGTACGGGTACGGCGAGGAGGAGGTGTCCGACGGCGAGGAGGGGGTGGAGGTGGCGGAGGAGTTCGAGGGGGACGAGGAGGTGGACGGCCGCGCCGAGCGGTTCATCGAGAGGTTCTACGAGGAGATGAGGCTGCAGCAGAGGCGCCTCCTCTAG
- the LOC119266749 gene encoding ABC transporter G family member 5-like: MASSGHMVVGVGGPDEQEPVPVPYVLSFTDLCYSVSKRRGGLMGCLPSRGRNQIANASTKALLDGISGEAREGELFAVMGASGAGKSTLLDALAGRITRASLRGSVTLNGEPLTDGRLRAISAYVMQDDLLYPMLTVRETLLFAAEFRLPRALSAARKRDRVDALIRQLGLSGAADTVVGDETHRGVSGGERRRVSIGADIIHDPILLFLDEPTSGLDSTSAFMVVQVLRDIARSGSVVVMTIHQPSARILGILGRLLLLSSGRAVYAGTPAGLKPFFSELGTPIPDNENPAEFALDTIRDLERQPDGAAKLADFNARWHGDTIGKVSSTVMSLELAVAESVSRGKLSRLIESTTGTVGMPTYANPLALEVWVLSKRSFINFRRMPELFALRLGTLMVTGLVLATIFFRLDDTPRGVKERLGFFAMGMTTMFYVSAGTLPVFIQERHVYLRETEHNAYRRISYVLASSAVFFPSLVILCLAFAVITFFAVGLAGGGASFGFFVLTVLASLWAGSGFVTFLSAVVPHVMLGYTVVVAVLAYFLLLSGFFITRDRIPGYWMWLHYMSLVKYPYQALVQNEFGDASRCFARGIQVFDGTPVGGMSEAVKMKVLGAISAALGTNVTASTCLLTAADVLKQQAVTDLGKWSCLLVTAAFGFFFSALFYVVLLVGGKNKRR, from the coding sequence ATGGCGAGCTCCGGCCACatggtcgtcggcgttggtggacctGATGAGCAGGAGCCGGTGCCGGTGCCGTACGTGCTGTCCTTCACGGACCTATGCTACAGCGTCAGCAAGCGCCGGGGCGGGCTGATGGGCTGCCTGCCGTCGCGCGGTAGGAACCAAATCGCCAACGCCAGCACCAAGGCGCTGCTCGACggcatctccggcgaggcgcgcgaGGGCGAGCTGTTCGCGGTGATGGGCGCCAGTGGGGCCGGCAAGTCCACGCTCCTCGACGCCCTTGCCGGCCGGATCACCCGGGCCAGCCTCCGCGGCAGCGTCACGCTCAACGGCGAGCCGCTCACCGACGGCCGCCTCCGCGCCATCTCCGCGTACGTGATGCAGGACGACCTGCTGTACCCGATGCTGACCGTGCGCGAGACGCTGCTGTTCGCCGCCGAGTTCCGCCTCCCGCGGGCGCTCTCCGCGGCCAGGAAACGCGACCGCGTCGACGCGCTCATCCGCCAGCTCGGCCTCTCCGGCGCCGCCGACACCGTCGTCGGCGACGAGACACACCGAGGGGTGTCGGGCGGCGAGCGGCGCCGCGTCTCCATCGGAGCGGATATCATCCACGACCCCATCCTGCTCTTCCTCGACGAGCCCACGTCCGGCCTCGACTCCACCAGCGCCTTCATGGTGGTCCAGGTGCTCCGAGACATCGCTCGGAGCGGCAGCGTCGTCGTCATGACCATCCACCAGCCCAGCGCGCGCATCCTCGGAATCCTCGGCCGCCTCCTGCTCCTCTCCAGCGGCCGCGCCGTCTACGCTGGCACTCCAGCCGGCCTCAAGCCCTTCTTCTCCGAGCTCGGCACGCCCATCCCCGACAACGAGAACCCGGCCGAGTTCGCGCTCGACACCATCCGAGACCTCGAGCGCCAGCCCGAcggcgccgcgaagctcgccgactTCAATGCCAGGTGGCACGGCGACACCATCGGCAAGGTGAGCAGCACTGTGATGTCGCTGGAGTTGGCCGTGGCCGAGAGCGTCTCCCGGGGTAAGCTGAGCCGGCTGATCGAGAGCACCACCGGCACAGTGGGGATGCCGACGTACGCGAACCCGCTGGCGTTGGAGGTGTGGGTGCTGAGCAAGAGATCGTTCATCAACTTCCGGCGCATGCCGGAGCTCTTCGCGCTGCGCCTGGGCACGCTCATGGTGACGGGCCTCGTCCTGGCGACCATCTTCTTCCGCCTGGACGACACGCCCAGGGGCGTCAAGGAGCGGCTCGGCTTCTTCGCCATGGGCATGACCACCATGTTCTACGTCAGCGCCGGCACGCTGCCGGTGTTCATCCAGGAGCGCCACGTGTACCTCCGCGAGACGGAGCACAACGCGTACCGCCGGATCTCGTACGTCCTCGCCAGCTCCGCGGTGTTCTTCCCGTCGCTGGTCATCCTGTGCCTGGCGTTCGCGGTCATCACCTTCTTCGCCGTCGgcctggccggcggcggcgcgtccTTCGGCTTCTTCGTGCTCACCGTCCTGGCCTCCCTCTGGGCGGGCAGCGGCTTCGTGACGTTCCTGTCGGCGGTGGTGCCGCACGTGATGCTGGGGtacacggtggtggtggccgtcctCGCCtacttcctcctcctctccggcttcTTCATCACCCGGGACAGGATCCCGGGCTACTGGATGTGGCTCCACTACATGTCCCTCGTCAAGTACCCGTACCAGGCGCTGGTGCAGAACGAGTTCGGCGACGCCAGCAGGTGCTTCGCGCGGGGGATCCAGGTGTTCGACGGGACGCCCGTCGGCGGCATGTCGGAGGCCGTCAAGATGAAGGTGCTCGGCGCCATCAGCGCCGCCCTCGGCACCAACGTCACGGCCAGCACGTGCCTCCTCACCGCCGCCGACGTGCTCAAGCAGCAGGCCGTCACGGACCTAGGGAAGTGGAGTTGCCTCCTGGTCACGGCGGCATTCGGCTTCTTCTTCAGTGCTCTCTTCTACGTCGTCTTGCTCGTCGGGGGCAAGAACAAACGGAGATGA